In one Vidua chalybeata isolate OUT-0048 chromosome 4, bVidCha1 merged haplotype, whole genome shotgun sequence genomic region, the following are encoded:
- the CD8B gene encoding T-cell surface glycoprotein CD8 beta chain: MARPWLHLCICLQIPGFYTTLLLTQTPGYILTQTNNKTEILCELEQERTGVYWYRWSQQRQHFEFLVFSNTLGKTTYGPNVRQDKFSVHEARSYSSSSLHISHLHPSDSGTYYCSVSQSSQLLLGTGTQLRVVDALPPKTTQTPVSKKPVPRITKGKAASREGPCSPLVWIPLAAGVLLLLLSLVLTAYRLYRLRRRLWLRIHRQ; the protein is encoded by the exons ATGGCCCGGCCATGGCTCCATCTCTGCATCTGCCTCCAGATCCCAG GCTTTTATACAACTCTACTTTtaacccaaactccaggataTATTCTAACCCAAACTAACAATAAAACTGAAATCCTCtgtgagctggagcaggagcgTACCGGGGTGTACTGGTACCGCTGGAGCCAGCAGAGGCAACATTTCGAGTTCTTGGTATTTTCCAACACGCTGGGCAAAACCACATATGGCCCAAATGTGAGGCAGGACAAGTTTAGTGTCCATGAGGCGAGGTCCtacagctcctccagcctgcaCATCAGCCACCTGCATCCCTCGGACAGCGGCACCTACTACTGCTCCGTCTCCCAgtcctcccagctcctcctgggcactgggacacaGCTCAGAGTGG TTGATGCTTTGCCTCCAAAGACCACACAGACACCGGTGTCCAAAAAGCCAGTGCCACGGATAACCAAAGGCAAagctgccagcagggaag GTCCCTGCAGTCCCCTGGTCTGGATCCCACTGGCCGCTGgtgtcctgctcctcctgctgagcCTGGTCCTCACTGCCTACCGCCTGTACC GTCTGCGGCGGAGGCTGTGGCTTCGCATCCACAGGCAGTAA
- the LOC128787555 gene encoding uncharacterized protein LOC128787555 isoform X2 has translation MEGDCDQREGRSSWHHQPCLCCGENAFKFLIAGFTLLSVVMHGAEVYLENEWGWDSTNRLPQLLGKVGQQIKVGCRVINGSTHQRVTQISVTEIKTKKNQNKICAVENLDCWYNFTFVQPVFVVCLWAHNSVGLSFKFKISTTAPSFAAIKISKCHFLAWHAPRYVEIGNQVKLEIKYSQENVADPVQINGTTVTVTAPNGRKWIIPLTCLCETKTLDRSELDADTSWYNQDYGRCPHLIITLQVWCQGNLSVEMSPKLGGKWWIGGPEGFKKEFAITAVLPPFVSKIGPYVVKKNHIQELLTGPVRSLKKVVLSLSTVNISSVRPHCAPFLSALHTGWLAWLHSRSLQGSRARRDLLATALGGGAAGLGVLNSMDAEVLANKLETVTLGVQGLLKPLNSSLSSLGMGQWLVSEVLPTWEQISEKDHQVLLQALGMEQSNVSLALSCIQAQMWVQSVVAGILRDGDNGVLPTEIRKIVWDVATEKERQLQAWWRLVNFTHDQALNAVIAHVLTVAEARIEKVYPIVALGINTNGSVLYPLDHRMWARVSDGRWETVDLEACILERGLGFICEDDALKASDVCFDTKEGVCHFEINPQSSNKTMLVYVGKGCVCFRTTCKYVQINEAYNQTVFSDSNMCACNVATIRGCDFVYKPPVFTSQLLIRNYTLYRSITPTPIGMDLSLVKEMLEHANLQQLLENAKAEAKKILITVHHDGKVIKQVMERIKRAGEHHWWEVFFGWSPTATGIFNTLLHPIVVILLMQICVCFAMVATCYRMRQVKLCFDNQVKEAGLAKSLLK, from the exons ATGGAAGGCGATTGTGACCAGCGGGAAGGGCGATCTTCGTGGCATCACCAGCCCTGTTTGTGCTGCGGGGAAAATGCTTTCAAATTTCTGATTGCAGGATTTACTTTGCTTTCTG TGGTTATGCATGGGGCAGAGGTGTACTTGGAAAATgagtggggctgggacagcacaAACAGActtccacagctgctgggaaaggtgGGACAGCAAATAAAGGTGGGGTGCAGGGTAATTAACGGATCCACTCACCAGAGAGTAACTCAAATCTctgtcactgaaataaaaactaagAAGAATCAGAACAAAATCTGTGCTGTGGAGAACTTGGACTGCTGGTACAATTTTACTTTCGTCCAGCCAGTCTTTGTGGTTTGCCTTTGGGCACACAACAGCGTGGGGCTGTCCTTTAAATTTAAGATCAGCACCACAGCACCCTCCTTTGCTGCCATTAAGATCTCAAAGTGCCATTTTTTGGCCTGGCATGCACCCCGTTATGTTGAAATTGGCAACCAGGTAAAACTGGAAATTAAATACTCCCAAGAAAATGTAGCTGACCCAGTGCAGATTAATGGCACCACTGTGACTGTCACAGCCCCTAACGGCCGCAAGTGGATCATTCCACTGACCTGCCTCTGTGAGACCAAAACACTTGATAGATCTGAATTAGATGCGGACACTTCATGGTATAATCAGGATTATGGACGCTGCCCACACCTGATCATAACCCTCCAGGTGTGGTGTCAAGGAAACCTGAGCGTAGAAATGTCTCCCAAACTTGGAGGAAAGTGGTGGATAGGAGGCCCTgaaggatttaaaaaagaatttgcCATCACTGCTGTCTTGCCcccttttgtttccaaaatagGTCCTTATGTAgtgaagaaaaatcacatccaggagctgctgacaGGGCCTGTCCGGTCACTAAAGAAGGTGGTGCTGTCTCTCTCCACTGTTAATATTTCCTCTGTCAGACCACACTGTGCCCCCTTCCTGTCTGCTCTGCACACTGGCTGGCTGGCATGGCTCCACAGCCGCTCCCTCCAGGGCTCCCGGGCCAGGAgggacctgctggccacagcgctgggaggaggagctgctggcctgGGAGTCCTCAACAGCATGGATGCTGAAGTCTTGGCAAACAAGCTGGAGACGGTCACCTTGGGCGTGCAGGGCCTCCTCAAGCCCCTGAATTCATCCCTGTCCAGCCTTGGGATGGGGCAGTGGCTTGTGTCAGAGGTGCTGCCCACCTGGGAACAAATAAGTGAGAAAGATCATCAGGTTCTGTTGCAAGCCCTGGGCATGGAACAAAGTAACGTCTCACTTGCTCTTAGCTGCATCCAGGCCCAGATGTGGGTGCAGAGTGTTGTTGCAGGTATCCTGAGAGATGGTGACAACGGCGTCCTGCCCACTGAGATCCGAAAGATCGTGTGGGACGTGGCCACAGAGAAGGAGCGGCAGCTCCAAGCCTGGTGGAGGCTCGTCAACTTCACCCACGACCAGGCCCTCAACGCGGTCATTGCCCACGTCCTCACTGTGGCGGAGGCTCGCATTGAAAAGGTCTACCCCATCGTGGCCCTGGGGATAAACACAAATGGGTCTGTGCTCTACCCCCTGGACCACCGCATGTGGGCCAGGGTGTCTGATGGGAGGTGGGAGACGGTAGATTTGGAAGCCTGCATTTTGGAGAGGGGGCTGGGATTCATATGCGAAGATGATGCCCTTAAGGCGAGCGATGTGTGCTTTGACACCAAAGAAGGGGTGTGCCACTTTGAGATCAACCCCCAGAGCAGTAACAAAACCATGTTAGTGTACGTAGGGAAAGGCTGCGTGTGCTTCAGAACGACGTGTAAATACGTGCAAATTAACGAAGCTTATAACCAGACCGTGTTTAGCGACTCAAATATGTGTGCTTGCAATGTAGCTACTATTAGAGGCTGTGATTTTGTGTATAAACCACCTGTGTTTACTAGCCAGTTGCTAATCAGAAACTATACCTTGTATCGTAGTATAACCCCGACCCCCATCGGTATGGATTTATCACTTGTAAAAGAAATGTTAGAGCATGCAAATTTGCAGCAGCTGCTAGAAAATGCCAAGGCCGAAGCTAAAAAGATCCTAATAACGGTTCACCATGATGGTAAAGTCATAAAACAGGTAATGGAACGAATTAAGAGGGCGGGAGAACACCACTGGTGGGAAGTTTTTTTTGGCTGGTCCCCCACGGCCACTGGCATTTTCAACACGCTGCTGCACCCCATTGTAGTTATCCTGCTCATGCAAATCTGTGTGTGCTTTGCCATGGTAGCCACTTGTTACCGGATGAGGCAGGTGAAGCTCTGCTTTGACAACCAGGTGAAAGAAGCAGGGCTGGCCAAGAGCCTCCTGAAATAG
- the LOC128787555 gene encoding uncharacterized protein LOC128787555 isoform X3, with protein MEGDCDQREGRSSWHHQPCLCCGENAFKFLIAGFTLLSGPYVVKKNHIQELLTGPVRSLKKVVLSLSTVNISSVRPHCAPFLSALHTGWLAWLHSRSLQGSRARRDLLATALGGGAAGLGVLNSMDAEVLANKLETVTLGVQGLLKPLNSSLSSLGMGQWLVSEVLPTWEQISEKDHQVLLQALGMEQSNVSLALSCIQAQMWVQSVVAGILRDGDNGVLPTEIRKIVWDVATEKERQLQAWWRLVNFTHDQALNAVIAHVLTVAEARIEKVYPIVALGINTNGSVLYPLDHRMWARVSDGRWETVDLEACILERGLGFICEDDALKASDVCFDTKEGVCHFEINPQSSNKTMLVYVGKGCVCFRTTCKYVQINEAYNQTVFSDSNMCACNVATIRGCDFVYKPPVFTSQLLIRNYTLYRSITPTPIGMDLSLVKEMLEHANLQQLLENAKAEAKKILITVHHDGKVIKQVMERIKRAGEHHWWEVFFGWSPTATGIFNTLLHPIVVILLMQICVCFAMVATCYRMRQVKLCFDNQVKEAGLAKSLLK; from the exons ATGGAAGGCGATTGTGACCAGCGGGAAGGGCGATCTTCGTGGCATCACCAGCCCTGTTTGTGCTGCGGGGAAAATGCTTTCAAATTTCTGATTGCAGGATTTACTTTGCTTTCTG GTCCTTATGTAgtgaagaaaaatcacatccaggagctgctgacaGGGCCTGTCCGGTCACTAAAGAAGGTGGTGCTGTCTCTCTCCACTGTTAATATTTCCTCTGTCAGACCACACTGTGCCCCCTTCCTGTCTGCTCTGCACACTGGCTGGCTGGCATGGCTCCACAGCCGCTCCCTCCAGGGCTCCCGGGCCAGGAgggacctgctggccacagcgctgggaggaggagctgctggcctgGGAGTCCTCAACAGCATGGATGCTGAAGTCTTGGCAAACAAGCTGGAGACGGTCACCTTGGGCGTGCAGGGCCTCCTCAAGCCCCTGAATTCATCCCTGTCCAGCCTTGGGATGGGGCAGTGGCTTGTGTCAGAGGTGCTGCCCACCTGGGAACAAATAAGTGAGAAAGATCATCAGGTTCTGTTGCAAGCCCTGGGCATGGAACAAAGTAACGTCTCACTTGCTCTTAGCTGCATCCAGGCCCAGATGTGGGTGCAGAGTGTTGTTGCAGGTATCCTGAGAGATGGTGACAACGGCGTCCTGCCCACTGAGATCCGAAAGATCGTGTGGGACGTGGCCACAGAGAAGGAGCGGCAGCTCCAAGCCTGGTGGAGGCTCGTCAACTTCACCCACGACCAGGCCCTCAACGCGGTCATTGCCCACGTCCTCACTGTGGCGGAGGCTCGCATTGAAAAGGTCTACCCCATCGTGGCCCTGGGGATAAACACAAATGGGTCTGTGCTCTACCCCCTGGACCACCGCATGTGGGCCAGGGTGTCTGATGGGAGGTGGGAGACGGTAGATTTGGAAGCCTGCATTTTGGAGAGGGGGCTGGGATTCATATGCGAAGATGATGCCCTTAAGGCGAGCGATGTGTGCTTTGACACCAAAGAAGGGGTGTGCCACTTTGAGATCAACCCCCAGAGCAGTAACAAAACCATGTTAGTGTACGTAGGGAAAGGCTGCGTGTGCTTCAGAACGACGTGTAAATACGTGCAAATTAACGAAGCTTATAACCAGACCGTGTTTAGCGACTCAAATATGTGTGCTTGCAATGTAGCTACTATTAGAGGCTGTGATTTTGTGTATAAACCACCTGTGTTTACTAGCCAGTTGCTAATCAGAAACTATACCTTGTATCGTAGTATAACCCCGACCCCCATCGGTATGGATTTATCACTTGTAAAAGAAATGTTAGAGCATGCAAATTTGCAGCAGCTGCTAGAAAATGCCAAGGCCGAAGCTAAAAAGATCCTAATAACGGTTCACCATGATGGTAAAGTCATAAAACAGGTAATGGAACGAATTAAGAGGGCGGGAGAACACCACTGGTGGGAAGTTTTTTTTGGCTGGTCCCCCACGGCCACTGGCATTTTCAACACGCTGCTGCACCCCATTGTAGTTATCCTGCTCATGCAAATCTGTGTGTGCTTTGCCATGGTAGCCACTTGTTACCGGATGAGGCAGGTGAAGCTCTGCTTTGACAACCAGGTGAAAGAAGCAGGGCTGGCCAAGAGCCTCCTGAAATAG
- the LOC128787555 gene encoding uncharacterized protein LOC128787555 isoform X1 gives MEGDCDQREGRSSWHHQPCLCCGENAFKFLIAGFTLLSGMCIVLSTQCVQPTHQHLGKNVTHSHLERHLDTQATPQHRLRRHTEIGTHWPWSQAYIKHTGIMGLNSNKGLNLSTVVMHGAEVYLENEWGWDSTNRLPQLLGKVGQQIKVGCRVINGSTHQRVTQISVTEIKTKKNQNKICAVENLDCWYNFTFVQPVFVVCLWAHNSVGLSFKFKISTTAPSFAAIKISKCHFLAWHAPRYVEIGNQVKLEIKYSQENVADPVQINGTTVTVTAPNGRKWIIPLTCLCETKTLDRSELDADTSWYNQDYGRCPHLIITLQVWCQGNLSVEMSPKLGGKWWIGGPEGFKKEFAITAVLPPFVSKIGPYVVKKNHIQELLTGPVRSLKKVVLSLSTVNISSVRPHCAPFLSALHTGWLAWLHSRSLQGSRARRDLLATALGGGAAGLGVLNSMDAEVLANKLETVTLGVQGLLKPLNSSLSSLGMGQWLVSEVLPTWEQISEKDHQVLLQALGMEQSNVSLALSCIQAQMWVQSVVAGILRDGDNGVLPTEIRKIVWDVATEKERQLQAWWRLVNFTHDQALNAVIAHVLTVAEARIEKVYPIVALGINTNGSVLYPLDHRMWARVSDGRWETVDLEACILERGLGFICEDDALKASDVCFDTKEGVCHFEINPQSSNKTMLVYVGKGCVCFRTTCKYVQINEAYNQTVFSDSNMCACNVATIRGCDFVYKPPVFTSQLLIRNYTLYRSITPTPIGMDLSLVKEMLEHANLQQLLENAKAEAKKILITVHHDGKVIKQVMERIKRAGEHHWWEVFFGWSPTATGIFNTLLHPIVVILLMQICVCFAMVATCYRMRQVKLCFDNQVKEAGLAKSLLK, from the coding sequence ATGGAAGGCGATTGTGACCAGCGGGAAGGGCGATCTTCGTGGCATCACCAGCCCTGTTTGTGCTGCGGGGAAAATGCTTTCAAATTTCTGATTGCAGGATTTACTTTGCTTTCTGGTATGTGCATAGTGCTGAGCACCCAGTGTGTCCAACCAACCCATCAGCATCTTGGTAAAAATGTCACTCATTCTCACTTAGAAAGGCACCTTGACACACAGGCCACACCCCAGCACAGGCTTAGGAGGCACACAGAAATTGGGACTCATTGGCCCTGGTCCCAAGCGTACATAAAACACACGGGGATCATGGGATTAAATTCTAACAAAGGCTTAAATTTGTCAACAGTGGTTATGCATGGGGCAGAGGTGTACTTGGAAAATgagtggggctgggacagcacaAACAGActtccacagctgctgggaaaggtgGGACAGCAAATAAAGGTGGGGTGCAGGGTAATTAACGGATCCACTCACCAGAGAGTAACTCAAATCTctgtcactgaaataaaaactaagAAGAATCAGAACAAAATCTGTGCTGTGGAGAACTTGGACTGCTGGTACAATTTTACTTTCGTCCAGCCAGTCTTTGTGGTTTGCCTTTGGGCACACAACAGCGTGGGGCTGTCCTTTAAATTTAAGATCAGCACCACAGCACCCTCCTTTGCTGCCATTAAGATCTCAAAGTGCCATTTTTTGGCCTGGCATGCACCCCGTTATGTTGAAATTGGCAACCAGGTAAAACTGGAAATTAAATACTCCCAAGAAAATGTAGCTGACCCAGTGCAGATTAATGGCACCACTGTGACTGTCACAGCCCCTAACGGCCGCAAGTGGATCATTCCACTGACCTGCCTCTGTGAGACCAAAACACTTGATAGATCTGAATTAGATGCGGACACTTCATGGTATAATCAGGATTATGGACGCTGCCCACACCTGATCATAACCCTCCAGGTGTGGTGTCAAGGAAACCTGAGCGTAGAAATGTCTCCCAAACTTGGAGGAAAGTGGTGGATAGGAGGCCCTgaaggatttaaaaaagaatttgcCATCACTGCTGTCTTGCCcccttttgtttccaaaatagGTCCTTATGTAgtgaagaaaaatcacatccaggagctgctgacaGGGCCTGTCCGGTCACTAAAGAAGGTGGTGCTGTCTCTCTCCACTGTTAATATTTCCTCTGTCAGACCACACTGTGCCCCCTTCCTGTCTGCTCTGCACACTGGCTGGCTGGCATGGCTCCACAGCCGCTCCCTCCAGGGCTCCCGGGCCAGGAgggacctgctggccacagcgctgggaggaggagctgctggcctgGGAGTCCTCAACAGCATGGATGCTGAAGTCTTGGCAAACAAGCTGGAGACGGTCACCTTGGGCGTGCAGGGCCTCCTCAAGCCCCTGAATTCATCCCTGTCCAGCCTTGGGATGGGGCAGTGGCTTGTGTCAGAGGTGCTGCCCACCTGGGAACAAATAAGTGAGAAAGATCATCAGGTTCTGTTGCAAGCCCTGGGCATGGAACAAAGTAACGTCTCACTTGCTCTTAGCTGCATCCAGGCCCAGATGTGGGTGCAGAGTGTTGTTGCAGGTATCCTGAGAGATGGTGACAACGGCGTCCTGCCCACTGAGATCCGAAAGATCGTGTGGGACGTGGCCACAGAGAAGGAGCGGCAGCTCCAAGCCTGGTGGAGGCTCGTCAACTTCACCCACGACCAGGCCCTCAACGCGGTCATTGCCCACGTCCTCACTGTGGCGGAGGCTCGCATTGAAAAGGTCTACCCCATCGTGGCCCTGGGGATAAACACAAATGGGTCTGTGCTCTACCCCCTGGACCACCGCATGTGGGCCAGGGTGTCTGATGGGAGGTGGGAGACGGTAGATTTGGAAGCCTGCATTTTGGAGAGGGGGCTGGGATTCATATGCGAAGATGATGCCCTTAAGGCGAGCGATGTGTGCTTTGACACCAAAGAAGGGGTGTGCCACTTTGAGATCAACCCCCAGAGCAGTAACAAAACCATGTTAGTGTACGTAGGGAAAGGCTGCGTGTGCTTCAGAACGACGTGTAAATACGTGCAAATTAACGAAGCTTATAACCAGACCGTGTTTAGCGACTCAAATATGTGTGCTTGCAATGTAGCTACTATTAGAGGCTGTGATTTTGTGTATAAACCACCTGTGTTTACTAGCCAGTTGCTAATCAGAAACTATACCTTGTATCGTAGTATAACCCCGACCCCCATCGGTATGGATTTATCACTTGTAAAAGAAATGTTAGAGCATGCAAATTTGCAGCAGCTGCTAGAAAATGCCAAGGCCGAAGCTAAAAAGATCCTAATAACGGTTCACCATGATGGTAAAGTCATAAAACAGGTAATGGAACGAATTAAGAGGGCGGGAGAACACCACTGGTGGGAAGTTTTTTTTGGCTGGTCCCCCACGGCCACTGGCATTTTCAACACGCTGCTGCACCCCATTGTAGTTATCCTGCTCATGCAAATCTGTGTGTGCTTTGCCATGGTAGCCACTTGTTACCGGATGAGGCAGGTGAAGCTCTGCTTTGACAACCAGGTGAAAGAAGCAGGGCTGGCCAAGAGCCTCCTGAAATAG